The Cucurbita pepo subsp. pepo cultivar mu-cu-16 chromosome LG08, ASM280686v2, whole genome shotgun sequence genome contains a region encoding:
- the LOC111801146 gene encoding CAAX prenyl protease 2: MEEESCSISKAVAVTACTAMALFYVAVLYAPTLILRLPPPTSLQVYMTRRFLCAFISTAVSVLVCVLILPIRKMDFSLLLAAYGIRADHIWQAVVFPLSLTSLMYLGSMALKSLLLVDSWGEHMNHGEGSLLDSAIFFWTRFLDWVLLTVSNVLAWRNYVVAPLTEELVFRACMIPVLLSGGFKPTTVIFLCPILFSLAHLNHFMEYYDKQNNNLTKTVMVVGLQLCYTVVFGSYASFLFVRTGHLLAPLVAHVFCNFMGLPVLFSRRRGVVSLAFVVGMVGFLWLLFPMTSPHLFNEKTNNCRCWHGHCSWN; the protein is encoded by the exons ATGGAGGAGGAAAGTTGTTCGATCTCCAAAGCAGTGGCAGTAACAGCCTGCACGGCCATGGCTTTGTTCTACGTCGCCGTTCTCTATGCTCCTACTTTGATTCTTCGTCTACCGCCTCCTACTTCTCTTCAAGTTTACATGACTAGACGGTTTCTGTGCGCATTCATTTCCACCGCCGTCTCAGTCCTCGTCTGCGTTCTAATCCTTCCT ATAAGAAAAATggatttttcacttttattaGCAGCTTATGGCATCCGAGCAGATCATATT TGGCAAGCTGTGGTCTTTCCTCTATCATTGACTTCTTTAATGTACCTTGGATCAATGGCCTTAAAGTCTTTGTTATTGGTGGATTCATGGGGAGAACATATGAATCACGGAGAAGGCTCCCTTTTGGACAGTGCCATATTTTTTTGGACAAGATTTCTTGATTGGGTGCTATTAACGGTCTCAAATGTTTTAGCTTGGAGAAATTATGTTGTG GCTCCACTAACTGAAGAGTTGGTGTTTAGAGCATGCATGATACCAGTTCTTCTATCTGGGGGATTTAAACCAACCACTGTGATATTTCTCTGCCCCATTCTTTTCAGTCTGG CACATTTAAACCACTTTATGGAGTACTATGACAAGCAGAACAACAACTTAACCAAAACAGTTATGGTTGTAG GTCTTCAGCTTTGCTATACTGTGGTATTTGGATCATACGCAAGTTTTCTCTTTGTGCGAACTG GCCATCTTCTTGCTCCGTTAGTTGCTCATGTCTTTTGCAACTTTATGGGATTACCTGTGCTTTTTTCTCGAAGAAGAg GAGTGGTGAGCCTGGCATTTGTAGTTGGAATGGTGGGGTTCCTATGGCTTCTTTTTCCCATGACAAGTCCACATTTGTTTAACGAGAAAACAAATAACTGCAGATGTTGGCATGGACATTGTTCTTGGAACTAG